A genome region from Mycolicibacterium litorale includes the following:
- a CDS encoding heavy-metal-associated domain-containing protein, with amino-acid sequence MTTTTYQVTGMSCAHCEGAITQEVSQIGGVENIEISSATGILTVTSAGELDDAAVLAAVEAAGYTGVRT; translated from the coding sequence ATGACCACGACCACGTACCAAGTGACCGGAATGTCCTGCGCACATTGCGAGGGCGCCATCACCCAGGAAGTCAGCCAGATCGGCGGGGTCGAGAACATCGAAATATCGTCAGCCACAGGCATACTGACGGTAACCAGCGCGGGCGAACTTGACGACGCTGCGGTCTTGGCTGCCGTCGAGGCAGCCGGGTACACCGGGGTGCGCACCTGA